One Mycolicibacterium pulveris genomic region harbors:
- a CDS encoding 2-oxoacid:acceptor oxidoreductase subunit alpha → MGANGNGASAGTRQKLEKVVIRFAGDSGDGMQLTGDRFTSEAALFGNDLATQPNYPAEIRAPQGTLPGVSSFQIQIADYDILTAGDRPDVLVAMNPAALKANVSDLPRGGLIIANSDEFTKRNLAKVGYESNPLDSDELSDYVVQAVPMTTLTLGAVESIGASKKDGQRAKNMFALGLLSWMYGRELSHSEAFIREKFARKPDIAEANVLALKAGWNYGETTEAFASTYEVAPAKLKPGEYRQISGNTALAYGIVTAGQLAGIQVVLGTYPITPASDILHELSKHKNFNVLTFQAEDEIAGIGAAIGASYGGALGVTSTSGPGISLKSEAIGLAVMTELPLVVIDVQRGGPSTGLPTKTEQADLLQAMFGRNGESPVAVIAPRSPSDCFDVAIEAVRMAVTYHTPVMILSDGAIANGSEPWRIPDVGTYPPINHVLAKPGEPFQPYARDPETLARQFAVPGTPGLEHRIGGLEAANGSGNISYEPKNHDLMVRLRHAKVAGIKVPDLEVDDPTGDAELLMLGWGSSYGPIGEACRRVRRRGIKVAQAHLRNLNPLPANLGEVLRRYSKVVLPEMNLGQLALLLRGKYLVDIQSVTKVEGMAFLADEVEGIIDAALDGTLGDKESDKTKFARLAAATVEVGATGVGANA, encoded by the coding sequence GTGGGGGCCAACGGCAACGGCGCAAGTGCAGGAACTCGGCAGAAGCTGGAGAAGGTCGTCATCCGGTTCGCCGGTGACTCCGGTGACGGCATGCAGCTCACCGGTGACCGGTTCACCTCCGAGGCCGCGCTGTTCGGCAACGACCTTGCCACGCAACCGAATTACCCTGCCGAGATCCGCGCCCCCCAAGGCACCCTGCCCGGTGTTTCGTCGTTCCAGATTCAGATCGCCGACTACGACATCCTCACCGCGGGCGACCGCCCCGACGTCCTCGTCGCGATGAACCCGGCCGCGCTCAAGGCAAACGTTTCGGACCTTCCCCGCGGCGGGCTGATCATCGCCAACTCCGACGAGTTCACCAAGCGCAATCTCGCCAAGGTCGGCTACGAGTCCAATCCGCTCGACAGCGATGAGCTGTCCGACTACGTCGTGCAGGCCGTCCCGATGACCACGCTGACCCTGGGGGCCGTCGAGTCGATCGGCGCCTCCAAGAAGGACGGACAGCGCGCCAAGAATATGTTCGCCTTGGGTCTGCTGTCGTGGATGTACGGCCGCGAGCTCTCGCACAGCGAGGCGTTCATCCGCGAGAAGTTCGCCCGCAAGCCCGACATCGCCGAAGCCAACGTACTGGCGCTGAAGGCGGGCTGGAACTACGGCGAAACCACCGAGGCGTTCGCCAGCACCTACGAGGTGGCCCCCGCCAAGCTGAAACCCGGTGAGTACCGCCAGATCTCCGGTAACACCGCGCTGGCCTACGGCATCGTCACCGCCGGTCAGCTGGCCGGTATCCAGGTCGTGTTGGGCACGTACCCGATCACGCCGGCGTCGGACATCCTTCACGAGCTGTCCAAGCACAAGAACTTCAACGTGCTGACGTTCCAGGCGGAGGACGAGATCGCCGGGATCGGCGCGGCGATCGGGGCGTCCTACGGCGGCGCACTGGGCGTCACCAGCACGTCGGGACCGGGGATCTCGCTGAAGTCCGAGGCCATCGGCCTGGCGGTGATGACCGAGCTGCCGCTGGTCGTGATCGACGTGCAGCGCGGTGGCCCCTCGACGGGTCTGCCGACCAAGACCGAGCAGGCCGATCTGCTGCAGGCGATGTTCGGGCGCAACGGCGAGTCACCGGTTGCGGTCATCGCGCCGCGCTCACCCTCGGACTGCTTTGACGTGGCCATCGAGGCGGTGCGCATGGCGGTCACCTATCACACGCCCGTGATGATCCTGTCCGACGGCGCGATCGCCAACGGCTCTGAGCCGTGGCGCATTCCGGACGTTGGCACGTACCCGCCGATCAATCACGTCTTGGCCAAACCCGGTGAGCCGTTCCAGCCGTACGCGCGGGACCCCGAGACGCTGGCGCGCCAGTTCGCCGTTCCCGGCACACCCGGGCTGGAACACCGCATCGGCGGGCTGGAGGCGGCCAACGGTTCGGGCAACATCTCCTACGAACCGAAGAACCACGACCTGATGGTGCGGCTGCGGCACGCCAAGGTGGCGGGCATCAAGGTGCCCGACCTGGAGGTCGACGACCCGACCGGCGACGCTGAACTGCTGATGCTGGGTTGGGGCAGCAGCTACGGCCCCATCGGTGAGGCGTGCCGGCGTGTACGGCGCCGGGGGATCAAGGTCGCGCAGGCGCACCTGCGCAATCTCAACCCGCTTCCGGCCAACCTCGGTGAGGTGCTGCGGCGCTACTCCAAGGTCGTGCTGCCGGAGATGAACCTCGGCCAGCTGGCGCTGTTGCTGCGCGGTAAGTATCTGGTCGACATCCAGTCGGTCACCAAGGTGGAAGGCATGGCGTTCCTGGCCGACGAGGTGGAGGGCATCATCGATGCCGCGCTCGATGGAACGCTGGGCGACAAGGAAAGTGACAAGACCAAGTTCGCGCGGCTGGCGGCTGCGACCGTCGAAGTTGGCGCGACTGGTGTGGGAGCGAACGCATGA
- a CDS encoding 2-oxoacid:ferredoxin oxidoreductase subunit beta, with amino-acid sequence MTDLVGADLGLTSGTSGVPTTDQPQKGKDFTSDQEVRWCPGCGDYVILNTIRNFLPELGLRRENIAFVSGIGCSSRFPYYLETYGFHSIHGRAPTIATGLALARKDLSVWVVTGDGDALSIGGNHLIHALRRNVNITILLFNNRIYGLTKGQYSPTSEVGKITKSTPMGSLDYPFNPVSLALGADATFVGRALDSDRKGLSEVLRAAAAHRGAALVEILQDCPIFNDGSFDALRKEGAEERLISLTHGEPVVFGADGEYCVVKSGYGLEIAKTADVSADEIVVHDAHLEDSAYAFALSRLSQENLEHMVMGVFRQVNKPTYDDAARQQVAVAQEAQPHDTAALQSLLRGKDTWTVD; translated from the coding sequence ATGACAGATCTGGTTGGAGCTGATCTCGGCCTGACGTCGGGCACCAGTGGTGTGCCCACGACCGACCAGCCGCAGAAGGGCAAGGATTTCACCAGCGACCAAGAGGTCCGGTGGTGCCCGGGTTGCGGTGACTACGTCATCCTCAACACCATTCGCAACTTCCTGCCCGAACTGGGTCTGCGTCGCGAGAACATCGCGTTTGTCAGCGGTATCGGCTGCTCGAGCCGCTTCCCGTACTACCTGGAGACCTACGGTTTCCACTCCATCCACGGCCGCGCGCCCACCATCGCGACCGGACTGGCGCTGGCGCGCAAGGACCTTTCGGTGTGGGTGGTCACCGGCGACGGCGACGCGCTCTCGATCGGCGGCAACCACCTGATCCATGCGCTGCGCCGCAACGTCAACATCACGATCCTGCTGTTCAACAACCGGATCTACGGGCTGACCAAGGGCCAGTACTCGCCGACGTCGGAGGTCGGCAAGATCACCAAGTCCACCCCGATGGGCTCGCTGGACTACCCGTTCAATCCGGTGTCGCTGGCGCTGGGCGCCGACGCCACGTTCGTCGGGCGCGCGTTGGACTCCGACCGCAAGGGGCTCTCCGAGGTGCTGCGGGCGGCCGCGGCACATCGCGGCGCGGCGCTGGTCGAGATCCTGCAGGACTGCCCGATCTTCAACGACGGCTCGTTTGACGCGCTGCGCAAGGAGGGCGCCGAGGAGCGGCTGATCAGCCTCACTCACGGCGAGCCCGTCGTGTTCGGCGCCGACGGCGAGTACTGCGTGGTGAAGTCGGGCTACGGGCTCGAGATCGCCAAGACCGCCGACGTCTCGGCCGACGAAATCGTGGTGCACGACGCCCATCTTGAGGACTCGGCGTACGCGTTCGCGCTGTCACGGCTGTCCCAGGAGAACCTCGAGCACATGGTGATGGGCGTCTTCCGGCAGGTCAACAAGCCGACCTACGACGATGCCGCCCGCCAGCAGGTCGCGGTGGCCCAAGAGGCGCAACCGCACGACACGGCCGCGCTGCAGTCGCTGCTTCGGGGCAAAGACACCTGGACGGTCGACTAA
- the mobA gene encoding molybdenum cofactor guanylyltransferase encodes MTTTTGLAAIILAGGASRRMGRDKATLPYEGTTFVEHMVSIVRRRCAPVFVVAAPGQALPELDAEVLRDEARGYGPLLATGRGLRAAAEAGVELAFVSAVDLPLLTGELIDQLVTPAVALGADIVLPWDGRTHYLAGIYRTSLADRVDELVAAGERSMRALANSVDTQRVVMPRQRALTNVNTPADLAAVNSRQIA; translated from the coding sequence ATGACGACCACGACAGGTCTGGCCGCGATCATCCTGGCGGGCGGGGCTTCTCGCCGGATGGGCCGGGACAAAGCCACCCTTCCCTACGAGGGCACCACCTTCGTCGAGCACATGGTGAGCATCGTCAGACGCCGGTGCGCGCCGGTGTTCGTGGTGGCCGCGCCCGGGCAGGCGCTTCCGGAGCTCGATGCCGAGGTGCTGCGTGACGAGGCCCGCGGTTACGGCCCGCTGTTGGCGACCGGACGCGGGTTGCGCGCCGCCGCGGAGGCCGGCGTCGAGCTGGCGTTCGTCTCGGCGGTGGACCTGCCGCTGCTGACCGGCGAGCTGATCGATCAACTGGTGACCCCCGCGGTGGCGCTGGGCGCCGACATCGTGCTGCCCTGGGACGGGCGCACCCACTACCTGGCCGGTATCTACCGGACGTCGCTGGCCGACCGGGTGGACGAACTGGTGGCGGCCGGGGAACGCAGCATGCGCGCGTTGGCGAACTCCGTCGACACGCAACGCGTCGTCATGCCTCGGCAGCGCGCTTTGACCAACGTCAACACCCCCGCGGATCTGGCCGCCGTGAATTCTCGGCAAATTGCGTAG
- a CDS encoding transglycosylase family protein, protein MKNIRKTFGLATFAGALAVAPIALAGTANADSVNWEAVAACESGGNWSINTGNGYYGGLQFSLGTWRSNGGSGMPHQASKSEQIRVAENVLQSQGIGAWPSCGGRG, encoded by the coding sequence GTGAAGAACATCCGCAAGACGTTTGGCCTGGCCACCTTCGCCGGTGCGCTCGCCGTGGCGCCGATCGCGCTGGCGGGCACTGCCAACGCGGACAGCGTGAACTGGGAAGCCGTCGCGGCCTGCGAGTCCGGTGGCAACTGGTCGATCAACACCGGTAACGGCTACTACGGCGGCCTGCAGTTCAGCTTGGGGACCTGGCGGTCCAACGGCGGGTCGGGCATGCCCCACCAGGCCAGCAAGTCTGAGCAGATCCGCGTCGCGGAGAACGTGCTGCAGTCGCAGGGTATCGGCGCCTGGCCGTCCTGCGGCGGACGCGGCTGA
- a CDS encoding transglycosylase family protein yields the protein MNIRKAVTKGLWAIAITGGLAVVPMAVSTPTAAAESVNWDAIAECESGGNWSINTGNGHYGGLQFKQSTWTANGGVGNPAHASRAEQIRVAENVLRTQGLKAWPKCGPRGATPAVWTNAGVPAAPATPVATGCAAMPTSGLLGFVNPRQMCTALLNPLGALGVTR from the coding sequence ATGAACATTCGTAAGGCAGTTACCAAGGGTTTGTGGGCCATCGCGATCACCGGAGGCCTGGCCGTCGTGCCGATGGCCGTGTCGACGCCCACCGCCGCGGCTGAGTCGGTCAACTGGGACGCCATCGCCGAGTGCGAGTCCGGCGGCAACTGGTCGATCAACACCGGTAACGGTCACTACGGCGGACTGCAGTTCAAGCAGTCGACCTGGACGGCCAACGGCGGCGTCGGCAACCCCGCGCACGCGTCCCGCGCAGAACAGATCCGGGTGGCCGAGAACGTTCTGCGCACCCAGGGGCTGAAGGCCTGGCCGAAGTGCGGGCCCCGCGGCGCCACCCCGGCGGTGTGGACCAACGCCGGTGTCCCGGCCGCGCCGGCCACTCCCGTCGCCACCGGCTGCGCCGCGATGCCCACCAGCGGCCTGCTCGGCTTCGTCAACCCGCGCCAGATGTGCACCGCCCTGCTCAACCCGCTGGGCGCCCTGGGCGTGACACGCTGA
- a CDS encoding VOC family protein: MSTALGALSVEAADPCAVEAFWADVLGRDAQRGLLSFRRQQRPKTVKNRVHLDVYARDVTALLDCGARLLAEHSGWVTLADVEGNEFCAFPDPAPEGTAAARVFAVCTDSDRPEELAAWWAAVVGADVRDAPDGTPRWLYGSAGWESLIWKFVRVTDERAVPNRWQWTLRTEPAGFAALRGPGGLFVDPQGNEFSVSRPGRPAG; the protein is encoded by the coding sequence GTGAGCACCGCGCTGGGCGCCCTGTCGGTGGAGGCCGCCGATCCGTGTGCCGTCGAGGCGTTCTGGGCCGACGTGCTGGGCCGCGACGCCCAGCGGGGGCTGTTGTCGTTTCGCCGTCAGCAGCGGCCCAAAACCGTGAAGAACCGCGTGCACCTGGATGTCTACGCCCGCGACGTCACCGCGCTGTTGGACTGCGGCGCGCGGCTGTTGGCCGAGCATTCCGGCTGGGTCACCCTCGCCGACGTGGAGGGCAACGAGTTCTGCGCGTTTCCCGACCCCGCACCGGAGGGCACGGCCGCGGCCCGGGTGTTCGCCGTGTGCACCGACAGCGACCGTCCCGAGGAACTGGCCGCGTGGTGGGCGGCGGTGGTCGGCGCCGACGTCAGAGACGCGCCCGACGGCACCCCGCGCTGGCTCTACGGCTCGGCAGGCTGGGAATCGCTGATCTGGAAGTTCGTCCGGGTGACCGACGAACGGGCGGTGCCCAATCGTTGGCAGTGGACGCTTCGGACCGAACCCGCCGGCTTCGCCGCGCTGCGTGGGCCCGGCGGGCTGTTCGTCGATCCCCAGGGCAACGAGTTCAGCGTGTCACGCCCAGGGCGCCCAGCGGGTTGA
- a CDS encoding FAD-dependent oxidoreductase, producing MAVPGAKSPPSGRNGRESARVTRYVHRMAKRIVVIGAGIAGLTTAVALQRCGHDVTLVEQRTDTSSGAGISIWPNALAALDELGLGDAVRAAGGTVTAGALRWRDGTWLRHPSPQRIVKALGEPLVVIRRSALTAVLSDALADGSLRAGVSAEALVPTGDGVRVTLSGSAALHADAVVGADGTHSMVARHLNGPLRNRYVGYTAWRGVADCTIDPEVAGEVVGPAVEFGHVPLGTDHTYWFATERTPEGGRAPDGELTYLRAMFAGWADPIPQVLAASDPRAVLRNDLYDRDDARQWSRGPVVLVGDAAHPMRPHLGQGGCQGIEDAAILARFVDGVGDLSAAFARFVAFRRPRVRSVVRQSKLLGVAVNLRPAILSTLVSRSSVLVPEGVLARQMAAVAARSAFRLPGELDVQPA from the coding sequence ATGGCTGTGCCGGGCGCGAAATCACCGCCCTCCGGCAGAAACGGACGCGAAAGCGCCCGGGTCACGCGCTACGTTCATCGGATGGCGAAACGGATCGTGGTGATCGGTGCGGGCATCGCGGGCCTGACGACCGCCGTCGCGCTGCAGCGGTGCGGTCACGACGTGACGCTCGTCGAGCAACGCACCGACACCTCGTCGGGCGCGGGCATTTCCATTTGGCCCAACGCGCTGGCCGCGCTCGACGAGCTGGGCCTCGGCGATGCGGTGCGCGCGGCCGGCGGCACGGTGACCGCCGGCGCGCTGCGCTGGCGTGACGGCACCTGGCTGCGGCACCCGTCGCCGCAGCGCATCGTCAAGGCACTCGGCGAGCCGCTGGTGGTGATCCGCCGCTCGGCGTTGACCGCCGTGCTGAGCGACGCGCTCGCCGACGGCAGCCTGCGCGCGGGGGTGTCCGCGGAAGCGCTGGTCCCGACGGGAGACGGGGTGCGAGTGACGTTGTCGGGCTCGGCGGCGCTTCACGCCGACGCCGTGGTGGGCGCCGACGGAACGCACTCGATGGTGGCGCGCCACCTCAACGGTCCGCTGCGGAACCGTTACGTCGGATACACGGCATGGCGCGGGGTGGCCGACTGCACGATCGACCCCGAGGTCGCCGGTGAAGTCGTCGGACCCGCGGTCGAATTCGGCCACGTTCCGCTCGGAACCGACCACACCTACTGGTTCGCGACCGAACGTACGCCCGAGGGCGGACGGGCACCCGACGGGGAGTTGACCTACCTGCGCGCCATGTTCGCCGGCTGGGCCGACCCGATCCCACAGGTGCTGGCGGCCAGCGATCCGCGCGCCGTGCTGCGCAACGACCTCTATGACCGCGACGACGCGCGGCAGTGGTCACGCGGCCCGGTGGTGCTGGTCGGCGACGCCGCACATCCGATGCGTCCGCACCTGGGTCAGGGCGGCTGCCAGGGCATCGAGGACGCCGCGATCCTGGCGAGGTTCGTCGACGGCGTGGGCGATCTTTCCGCCGCGTTCGCCAGGTTCGTGGCGTTCCGCCGGCCACGGGTGCGGTCGGTGGTGCGCCAGTCCAAGCTGCTCGGCGTCGCCGTCAACCTGCGACCGGCGATATTGAGCACGCTGGTCAGCCGCTCCTCGGTGCTGGTGCCCGAGGGGGTGCTGGCGCGACAGATGGCCGCCGTCGCGGCGCGGTCGGCGTTCCGGCTGCCCGGCGAACTCGACGTACAACCGGCGTGA